One part of the Solanum dulcamara chromosome 8, daSolDulc1.2, whole genome shotgun sequence genome encodes these proteins:
- the LOC129901491 gene encoding uncharacterized protein LOC129901491, with the protein MAKALSNQSMEKISERLSGLDNLYFPRAQQSSASTAFQRKSLLIDLLSRDTPLFLERYGSQLTSDELNEFGTMENDYEINWHLNRLRSVISPTQEDLKSRSVKIKNRRRAYLDKLISDGQYFSEDAMREREPYLHHEYIGRFQDPSGRSMARPGERWSETLMRRSEEAMLVKKIRDEQQRRGVAQSDWVGFDNQELEKVEEEEEEEEEVETEEEEEEEEEDEEEQEQEEDERAISANRQEVHPNNRDASNDMPSEMRRPAVMETLSTEEMQERLDQFAYIMQEKFLLGEDGLDYSKIDEDETLDDHWMKEANYDAEEKYFDDD; encoded by the exons ATGGCTAAAGCTTTGAGTAACCAATCCATGGAGAAAATATCAGAGAGGCTTTCAGGGCTTGATAATCTCTATTTCCCACGCGCTCAGCAATCATCCGCCTCCACTGCCTTTCAACGCAAATCCCTCCTTATTGACCTTCTCTCTCGCGACACTCCTCTTTTTCTAG AACGTTATGGATCGCAGTTAACATCAGATGAGCTTAATGAGTTTGGAACTATGGAAAATGATTATGAAATCAATTGGCATCTGAATCGCCTGCGAAGTGTTATTAGCCCAACGCAAGAAGATCTGAAGTCCAGATCAGTTAAGATTAAGAACAGACGGCGAGCATATCTGGACAAATTGATTAGTGATGGACAGTACTTCTCGGAGGATGCAATGAGGGAAAGAGAGCCATATTTGCACCATGAGTATATCGGGAGGTTTCAAGATCCAAGTGGGAGGAGCATGGCAAGACCAGGGGAGCGATGGTCTGAGACACTGATGAGGCGGTCAGAAGAGGCAATGCTTGTTAAGAAAATCAGGGATGAGCAGCAAAGACGAGGTGTGGCTCAAAGTGATTGGGTAGGGTTTGACAATCAGGAACTTGAGAaggtggaggaggaggaggaggaagaagaagaagtagaaaccgaggaggaggaggaggaggaagaagaagacgagGAGGAGCAGGAgcaagaagaagatgaaagggCCATCTCAGCTAATAGACAAGAG GTTCACCCAAACAACCGTGATGCTTCTAATGACATGCCATCTGAAATGAGAAGACCTGCTGTGATGGAAACTTTGTCAACTGAGGAGATGCAAGAACGACTGGACCAGTTCGCTTACATCATGCAGGAAAAGTTTTTATTGGGAGAAGATGGTCTGGATTATTCAAAAATTGACGAGGATGAGACCTTGGATGATCACTGGATGAAAGAAGCAAATTATGACGCTGAAGAAAAGTACTTCGATGATGACTGA